GAAGATCCTGCATGTTACAAGTCCAATCTGGCAACATTGCCACCAAGCTGAAAGTAATACCCATACCCACATAACCCAAACCAATGTGGgggaaaaaaaaggtaaaagaaaatcaGAGGTACAGTTTTACACACCCACCAACATATTGACATGTCACCAGCTCCTCCTAACTGTACCCCCTACTGTGTATTTGTCTCATCTAGTATCCAAATGCTGCTTTCTCACTATAGGTACAAATTGATTCTTCAAATAGTGAAAAATCATTATAACCAAATTGTTTGCTGGGCTAACAAATAAAACATCAAGGCCCTCTATGCTTGCGGAAGCAGAAACAACCCTGCTGCTGATCAAGAGGGATCATACCTCCACCTTTGGATGTGTCAATGGCCTCCAGCATGGAAACTACCTCATCCATCTCCGGCCGCTTATCGGGACTGGCATCCCAGCACTTCTTCATTACATTTGCCAGAGAACTCGGGCAACATCTTGGTACTTCTGGTCTTAAGTTCTGAAATTCCAACAGAACATAATAATGTTATCAAGATGGATTCACAGACACTGAATCCACAGTGATAAACATGCACTGCTCAAGCGAGAAAACCAATcaaaacagagaagaaaatataCCTGGCGAACAACAGCTGAAGTGATTTCTGAGAAACTTAGGTCAGGATATGGCATGTCACAACAATATATTTCCCATAAACAGATGCCAAAACTGTACACATCACATTTCCTGTTATAGGGGTTGCCATTTAAAACCTGAAAACCAACCCCgttgggaaaataaaacataaatagtCAATTACGAGGGGCTTTCACTttttgatcaaataaaatactttcatctcatctttttcttttcttattcacAGTTTCACACACTATATGCTATCACATGAAGGTAATCATTTACCCTTGTTCCGGAATAGGGTTTCTCCTAGGATTAGTGATCTCCTACTCTACAGCATAAAAGTGTATTCTGCTCTTGCTCTTAGGTGAGGCATGATTTATATAGAGCTCTCTAATTATGGTAAGATAATATTACATCCTATCTCCATAAATCACGGATTATATCTTATCTCCATAAATAATGGAGATAAGATATAATTCGGGTAAGATATGTTTGTATATGATTAAGATATATTTAGTAAATGACAAGATCTGGCGATAAGCGGTCTATTCATGATGATCGGTCCAATACCTAGGGAGTTAGATCGGCCCAATGGAGACCGGACAGTACAACCCTCATTGAACAGCTCTAAGAATGAGATGGAGATTGAAGACACTTATCCTCGCTTAGAGGAAATATTGGGCTGGATACACTAATTCCCCATCAAATGAAATCTACGTGTACACTGCATGCCTTTGCACTAAGGCTACCACTGTCACACAAACTGGTacaataatttctaatttatacAGGATTTTACAGGTAATGACTACACACCTCTGGAGCCATATAACCAAGAGTACCAGTCTCCCCAGTCATATCATTAGGATTTGATGCCTCAACACGTGCAACCCCAAAATCAGCAATTTTAACTGTGCGTGTCTTATCCAATAGCATGTTCTCTGTCTTTACATCTCTATGGACAATCTTCTGGGAGTGAAGATAACTCAGCCTGTAAAACCAAGTGAATTCAAGTTGAGTAGTTACGCAGACAAATTACGATAATTATTGCTCCCAAACTGCTAATCCacaattagaaaagaaaataccCTCTTGCAAGATCAAGTGCCAGCTGGATGACAACTTTAAAAGCTAACTTCCTCCTCCTGTTCTTAATTAGATATTGTTTCAAATTGCCTCCAGCAAGATACTCAACAACAACACAACAGACATTGCTTGGCATGCCAATTAGACCATTATCAGTTTGTATCTGCAATTCTGAAGACCCCATTGTTGCCCCTATAAACTAAACATGGAAAATGTAAATGGTGAAAAAATCTAGGGTAGAAAAATGTTTGCAGAAAAGTGCATAATACCCTTTggaaagagaaaacaaattaacTGCAAATATCACAAGATTGAACAGGAAAGAGAAAATGTCATGAAGAAAAGTAGCAAAACAGGAAATAGGGGCAAGATGACTATAATTATTCTACACATCTACATGCATCTTTTGTACCAGAAAATATTAGGACAAATTGACAGAGACCAGAGCAGGACACCCCAACACACCAAATGAATGGacttaaatttaataaagataCAGGATATCTCAAAAAAAATACCATGGGTTAAATGGGAAAGGGAATGCGTATCAAAGGAagcggggggggggggtgttctTGGGATTAGGAACATGAAAGAGTTCTACCACACTGTTAGGCAAGTGGAGGTGGAGGATGCTCTCCGACAAGGAGAGTCGGAGAGCTTGTGGTGTAAAATTCTAAGATCAAAATATGGGGAAGGTAAGGGGTAATGGACAAAACACTAGTGTATGGCATCATAAGTGGGTATGTGAGGGTACTCTAGTGGAGAAGTATCAAAAAGAGAGCAAGATACAGGCGTGTGGTGGGTGGAGGGATGGGGTATGGTCATGGCAGAATTGGTTGGAGTGGGAAAAACTGATGGTAGAAAAGTTGATGGAGGAGGTGAGTAGTTTTCGGTTAGTTGAACAGGGTCGGTCTGGATTCTTGGCATTGAAATACCTGCACCTCAGGTGAGTACAGTGTCAAGAACGCATATCATTTGTTAATTTCCTATCATGCAGGGATGGAGTATGGGGAGGAGTTCTTGCAATTATGACAAGTTCCGGTACCATCACACGTGCAGGCTTTTGTTTGGCATCAATTGCTTGATTGGTTAccaacaaaaaacaacaaaatactaTTGGATGAGGAGGATTTGAGATGCCCGTTCTGCAATGCATGCAAGGAGAATGCCAATCATTTGTTGTTCCTATGCAGGTTCTCGACAAATATTTGGAACAAGTGCTACAATTGGCAGGGAGTGGAGATGGTACAGCACAGCGATCCTCGGAAGCGCTTTGTTCAACACCATATGGGAAGCTTCTTGAAGAAACCAGCAAACTTGGCTTCGGCAGTATGGTGCGAAACAACATGGGTCCTATGGCAGCACCAAAATGGGATTATCTTTCACAATGAGAGCCTTGATGTGGACAGAGTTTGGGACTTGATTGTTAGCAAATCATGGGCTCAGTCAACAAGTAAAATCAATACTTTATCACACTCATGGCATGCATTGGCAACTCTGCCACGAGTATGTATTTTGGGGTAAGCAACTAGTGGGGGCTTCGCTTTCACGGATTGGGTCAAAGAAATTATCAGTATACAAACATTCACACTTCAAATGCTATTCATAGGGGAGCAACATGGATACTGGTTTGACAGGGGGGACATATAGTATTATTGTAACGCTTGTTGGGGGAAGGGATTGGGGGCAGATAGGATTTCTTCTCCCTTTTTGCAGGGGTCTCAGGATGTTCATTTGATTATTTCACATTTATGAGCACACCTGCATATTAATGTTGCATAACCACTTGCTGACCCTTTCCTTATCTTCTGTttgacttttttgtattttgggtACATCTAGTATCTCTATTAATATCATTCTTtttttggctgataaaaaaaaaaaaaacaggataTCTCAGAAAAAGATTGATGTTagaatgtgaattttttttccaaaaaacagATCCACCATAAACAATAGAAACCTGAAGTCTAGAAGCTTTAATTGTatgtaaatttcaaaaaatgctAGCAAGCaggtttatttatttacaagcTTTGTTCAACAGAACCAGGGATGCTGAACCAAATGGAAAAAGcttattcacatttttttcaccCTGCAATGTGAAAGACTAGTTCAAGTTCAGAACACTCTGAATTTGTGATAAATAATGCATAAAATGACCACATATCAACACCGACTTCTTTCTATGTGAAGACGTCAGTGTTCATTTTTAGATCAATGAAACAGATTAACAAGTTAAAAATTAGAGTCCTATCCTTCTATTGGAAAGGTCGAAGTTAAGTTACTGTTCTATAATCAACTCAAAAGAATAGGCTATAGTCAACAGAGATCTCATCAAaactgatttatttaaaaaatgaaagaaataaacaccaaataagttaaaatatattcaacAACAGATTATCTGAAAACTCTTTAATTCAAGCACTATATCCTTTTAATAAGGATAGTATACGCAACTAAGCCACAAGTTAATGCAATGGTGCTTCTGTGAAGATTATCTACCAGCAGTCTCAGATTAATCTATTCCAACATACATATCACAACAATCTCAGATTATGAACAAGGAAACAATAAGAGAGGAAAACAAATATATGACAGTTAAGCTCATATGTTGTGAATAAACTTCAATATTATaagattcatatatttttagttccatAAAATACTTGTATTTCTCATATTTCAGTATTTGGCCAATAAAGATTTCTAGAATACCATTAAGGTAAGCGAACTGCAAACCTTATGCTTTTAAAACCAGTGTTATCAATTGCAGATTACAGAAAATGGTGGAAAGCCAATAATTCGCAATATCAGATAGCGGATAGCATCGTGGCCAAATAGCAGAAGTCACATAATGgttgaaatatatgatatatatcaattatatatgaataaaaaagaaagttgtatgcaaataaaaacaaaatgaataagAATTGGCATAATATTAACTCAAAAGTCCAATTGGCAGGAAACTTGACAGAGATAACAAGAGGATGCAGCACGCATGCTGCAACCACAACACCTATAGCAGCCACAATAGTGGACCAGAGTTGCAATCGCGGATCCAGGGAATTTCGCAATGCAATAGCACTATAGCGCCACTATTGCGGCTATTTAACAACACTGCTTAAAACAATGtgcatgaaattttttaaacaacaataataatggcCATCATCTGCAAAAAAGAAATCCCTTCCACAATTGCAAGAAAATTCAAGTTGAATGTAAGTGAAAGAAGAACATACAAGGAAGGTGGTACAGTGGGGATGATTTAGTTAAGAAGGAAATTCCTGAAATCTGAAACCGACAAAACTTGATATCCTTGAGAATTAAAGATTTAACAAAAGACCTAATCACTTGAACCCTTAGGAAGATATATAGCGTGTTTGAATACACATTAGTTTTACGTTGAACATAAAAGCTTCATTTTCCCCCTCTCATGTTTGGTCATGTTTGGTGCAAAGGAAAGCGTGAAATGCCATTGATGGAGGTTCAAACGCTTAAACAAATAAGCACATAATTAACTCATTATATACAAGTATGCAACAACAAAGAAAGTCTAAAACTGAAAGCAGATATGCATAGACATAATATGCAAAGGCATACTTATGAAGGAGGACTGATTTGCATTCTATTGAAAATGATACTCTCAGCTGATAACATAAGTTCATAAGACTTCAGATCGAAGAAAGTTCTATGTTTAGATGGATCCCTCCACCCAAATAAACACAATTATATCAGCATACACAACATTGAAACCACAAgctcaacaaattaaaattacaataacaCAAATTGATGTtgaagaaattgaaattaaccTTTGTGACATTGGGGTGATCAAGTTTATGCCAAACAGCAACTTCCTGGGTAAACGCTGCCCTCAGGGAGGCAATTTCTGCTTCTGTCCTTTGACCTTCTTCCCCCCAGTCCAACAATTTCACTGAGCATTAAGTAATCACAATAACTGTGATCAGTTAAATGCAGAAAAGGAAACCACTATCTCTACCCaaagaataaataatcaatGAAGCAAAAACACTGTACTATTAATTATATTCACCACACCGTAAGACCAAAACCACAACGGGGGATCTCATGAATTTTAAGACACTAAAAGCATCATCCAAAATTTTTACTGTTATTTCCACAAACTCAACCTCACACTAAATCCTAGTAAAAGTCAACTCTTCACAAGAAAATCCAGAGGAGCAAGGGAATTAACTAATTGGAGGAATTTAATTCAAGTAATAACTTTGCTGAAGAAATTAAATGGTTAACCCAccgattgaaaaaaaaaattaagaaagataactaaaaaaacatttttaaacaaACCCTCATACTTTAACTTCGGTGGATAGAGGAATTATGCATCTAAATCTGATAAGCAAACAATTGAtcccaaaaattcaattttttttataaaaaaaacacgcCAAAAAAGGAGATAAAACTGACCAGCAACATCTTGGGTATCATAGACACCACGATGGACAGTGCCAAAAGTACCACGAGCTATAACAGTTTTGATGATGAGTTTAGAAGGATCAATCTCCCAATCCTGCTTTTTCTTCTTGAAGTTAACCCTAGCAGCAGAAGAAGCATGTGAGAATTTGGGAGAAGCAGTGGCACTGGTGGTGTGAACATGAAGATGAACATGATCAGCATCTTCTTCCCCTTCAGAGcgctttttcttttctatggtCAACACCTTGCTGAGGTGCCTCTCCAACTGTTCATCTATGCTCTTCAGATCAATCTGATCCGCTCTCACAAACCCATCACTGctttccttcatcttcctctATGCCTCTCAcagaattttttaagaaaaaacacAGACAGAGAGAGGGAaagggaaagagagaaaatttatGGTCGTTCGTAGATGATGAAGATGTTTCAGTTGGTGTTGCTGTGTTGCTTGTTGttgttcatcatcttcttcttcctcttcctctttctcTTATCCATGTGGCC
This genomic interval from Glycine max cultivar Williams 82 chromosome 5, Glycine_max_v4.0, whole genome shotgun sequence contains the following:
- the LOC100807921 gene encoding serine/threonine-protein kinase STY13 encodes the protein MKESSDGFVRADQIDLKSIDEQLERHLSKVLTIEKKKRSEGEEDADHVHLHVHTTSATASPKFSHASSAARVNFKKKKQDWEIDPSKLIIKTVIARGTFGTVHRGVYDTQDVAVKLLDWGEEGQRTEAEIASLRAAFTQEVAVWHKLDHPNVTKFIGATMGSSELQIQTDNGLIGMPSNVCCVVVEYLAGGNLKQYLIKNRRRKLAFKVVIQLALDLARGLSYLHSQKIVHRDVKTENMLLDKTRTVKIADFGVARVEASNPNDMTGETGTLGYMAPEVLNGNPYNRKCDVYSFGICLWEIYCCDMPYPDLSFSEITSAVVRQNLRPEVPRCCPSSLANVMKKCWDASPDKRPEMDEVVSMLEAIDTSKGGGMIPLDQQQGCFCFRKHRGP